A single Aminobacterium mobile DSM 12262 DNA region contains:
- a CDS encoding YvrJ family protein — translation MEDFWSLCLQNGFSVAVAAYLLVRMEKRLDELTEAIRRLESAITHIGGGMNSETAS, via the coding sequence ATGGAGGACTTTTGGTCCTTGTGTCTTCAAAATGGCTTTTCTGTGGCGGTAGCAGCCTATCTGCTTGTACGTATGGAGAAAAGGCTTGACGAACTCACGGAAGCCATCCGGCGCCTCGAAAGCGCTATCACACATATTGGAGGAGGCATGAACAGTGAAACAGCTTCTTAA